GGCACCCAGGTCGCTGAGGATATCGCCGTACAGGTTCGGCAGAACGATCACGTCGTACAGTTCTGGCTTTTGGACCAGCTGCATGCACATGTTGTCGACGATGCGTTCTTCAAATTCGATATCTGGGTAGTCCTTGGCGACTTCGGTGGCCGTGGCCAGGTACAAGCCGTCGGAGTACTTCATGATGTTCGCCTTGTGAACGGCGGTGACCTTCTTGCGACCGTTCTTCTGGGCGTAGTCAAATGCACAACGCACGATGCGTTCGGTACCGCTGACGCTGATCGGCTTGATCGAAACGCCGGTCTCTTCGGCACCCGTCTTGATCTTGCGATCGGACGGCAGGCCATTGATGAACTCGATCAGCTGAGCCGTTTCAGGCTTGCCTTTCTCGAATTCGACGCCGGCGTAAAGGTCTTCGGTGTTTTCACGCACGATGACGATATCGACACCCAGCTCGCTGAAGTAGCTGCGAACGCCGGGGTAGTACTTGCAGGGGCGAATGCAGGCATACAGGCCCAGTTCCTGACGCAGGTAGACGTTGATGCTGCGGAAACCGGTCCCCACGGGGGTGGTGATCGGGGCCTTCAAGGCACACTTGGTGCGGCGAACGCTTTCGATGGTCGAATCGGGGATGGGCGTACCGATACGCTCCATCACGTCGATGCCGGCTTCCTGAACGTCCCAGTTGATGGCAACGCCGGTTGCGTCAACACACTTGCGGGCAGCTTCTGCCAATTCGGGACCGGTACCGTCGCCGGTAATCAGAGTGACTTCGTAGGCCATGAGGTTTTCCTGGCAGCTGAGGGATATCGTGGTTGCGATAAGCGATTTAAGGCGAATGGAACACCTTGCGTTAAAGAGCCCAAAATACCAGACCAACCGCCGGTGGTAAACCTAGTACCAGGACATGCCGCAGGATGTTCTGGCCTAGTTCTCTAGGGTGCCAGCCCCTGCCCGCCAGGACGCAGAGGCCCTCCAGGCACCCACCGGACAGTCCGTGCGCAGCAACATCCAGGCCCTCTAGCCCCTTGGGGGAGAGAGTTAGTGTGAGGGGCAACACGCGCACAAGAAGTCCTCACCATCTCCCTGAGAGGCGGAGGGGACAAGAGTTTCGCCAGCCCCAAAGGGGCGACCGTTCATAGCCAGGGGCGGCAGCCCCTGGAAAGCGATCACCCAACAAACATCTTAAGCCCTGAAAGGGCGGCCGAACCGGTGCCGGTGCGCGCACACTCGGCCGCCCCCTTGGGGCTTAGGACTCGATGTTGGTGGCACGGGTACCAGGGGCTGCCGCCCCTGGCTATTAACGGTCGCTCCGTTGGAGCTGACATTAGCCTGGCGGGCCGCGTTCGTTGGCGTGAGGCGTTTCGTGTTTAAACTCGACGGTCGGCTCGTCGATCGGCTTGGCAGATGACGCGTGAACCAACTCGCCAGATGAAACGTTGCTCAACATTTCGGACGACACACCAGACGATTCCCCGGGTGCCACGCCCAAGTCTGCTTGGGCGTGCGGAGCGCCGGTTGGCAGTTCGCTCGCATTACATGTCGGGACGTTCGCATTCGCTTCACTTAGCAAACGTGTTGCCGTTAGCGCCACTTGTCGTGGTTGCGTTTTGAAGGGCTGGAGCTCCGGGTTCAACTCGAACAACTCTTGCTCCAACCGATCCAACTCGGCCTGCTTCGCGCAGATCTCTCCCTGTAATTGCCGGTCCAGCTTCTGCAGGCGGTAATAGGTCCACGCATAG
Above is a window of Blastopirellula marina DNA encoding:
- a CDS encoding isocitrate/isopropylmalate dehydrogenase family protein; the encoded protein is MAYEVTLITGDGTGPELAEAARKCVDATGVAINWDVQEAGIDVMERIGTPIPDSTIESVRRTKCALKAPITTPVGTGFRSINVYLRQELGLYACIRPCKYYPGVRSYFSELGVDIVIVRENTEDLYAGVEFEKGKPETAQLIEFINGLPSDRKIKTGAEETGVSIKPISVSGTERIVRCAFDYAQKNGRKKVTAVHKANIMKYSDGLYLATATEVAKDYPDIEFEERIVDNMCMQLVQKPELYDVIVLPNLYGDILSDLGAGIVGGLGVAPGANIGPNGAVFEATHGSAPKYKGLNKVNPTALILSGMLMLQHMGETDAAKRLETAVADVIAEGKNVTYDLKPNRDDPTAVGTQEMAAAICAKLQG